The Erwinia sorbitola nucleotide sequence GAGCTGAAGTTCACCAGCGTCTTTGTTACTCACGACCAGGAAGAGGCGATGGAAGTGGCCGACCGTGTGGTGGTGATGAGCCAGGGTAATATTGAACAGGTTGGTACGCCCGATGAAGTGTGGCGCGATCCGGCAACCCGATTTGTGCTGGAATTCCTCGGGGAAGTGAACCGTTTCGATGGGGAAGTGCATGGTTCGCAGTTCCACGTTGGCGCACACCACTGGCCGTTGGGCTATGCACCTGCGCACCAGGGGCCGGTAGAGCTGTTTCTGCGCCCGTGGGAAATTGACGTCAGCCGTCAGAGCAGTCTGGAAACGCCGCTCCCTGCCCAGGTGCTGGAAGTCAGCCCGCGTGGTCACTACTGGCAGCTGGTTGTGGTACCGGCCCAGTGGAGCGGTGAGCCAATCACCGTGGTGATGGACGGGGATCAGGTAGCGCCAATTCGCGGTGAACGTCTGTTCGTTGGCCTGCAACATGCGCGTCTCTATAATGGCGATACACCGTTGCAGCCTGTTGCCTTTGCGCAAAGCGCCTGATATTTTCCTCACATATTATGTGTACTCTCTATCACTGGGATTGCGGCTAACGTTGCTGCAACTTGAAAACGAGTAAAGAGGGTCGGTTTTCCGGCCCTCTGCCATTTCATGCGGGAACTGATACACCTTGACCACAATCGAAAATACCATCGGCAATACGCCGCTGATTCAGCTACAGCGCCTGACGCCCGATAACGGCAGTGAAATCTGGCTTAAGCTGGAAGGAAATAATCCTGCCGGTTCGGTAAAAGATCGCGCCGCATTATCGATGATCAAACAGGCAGAGCTGCGCGGTGAAATTCATCCCGGCGATGTGCTGATCGAAGCAACCAGCGGCAACACAGGCATCGCGCTGGCGATGATCGCTGCCATGAAAGGCTATACGCTAAAGCTTCTGATGCCAGATAATATGAGCATTGAGCGGCAGGCGGCAATGCGTGCCTATGGCGCAGAGCTGATTCTGGTAGGTCGTGAGCAGGGGATGGAAGGCGCCCGCGACCTGGCGAATGAGATGGCCGCTCGCGGTGAAGGTAAGGTGCTGGATCAGTTTAATAATCCGGATAACCCGCTGGGCCACTACCTCACCACCGGGCCGGAGATCTGGCAACAAACGGCAGGGCGTTTAACTCATTTTGTTTCCAGCATGGGCACAACGGGCACCATTACCGGCGTTGGGCGCTATCTGAAAGAGCAGAGCCAGACCGTTTCCATCGTCGGGCTGCAACCCTCAGAGGGCAGCAGTATTCCGGGTATCCGCCGCTGGCCCGCCGCCTATCTGCCGGGTATTTTCCGCCCTGAGCTGGTGGATCAGGTGATGGATATGTCACAGCAGGAAGCTGAAGAGACGATGCGTCTGCTCGCCCGGCGCGAAGGTATTTTCTGTGGCGTCAGCTCCGGTGGTGCGGTGGCAGGCGCTCTGCGTATTGCACAGGCCCATCCGGGGAGCGTGATTGTGGCGATCGTCTGCGATCGTGGCGATCGCTATCTCTCCACCGGCGTTTACTGACCTCGTATTATTTTCTCCTGACGGCAGAACCTTCTGCCGTCGCACGTATCCAATCATCCTGCCTGACACTTTCCCCCATCTTAATTAGACTGTAAGGATTGGGTAAAAGCGGCTGCGCGCCTGTCAATAACAGGTGAAAATAGCGGCTATATCAATGAGAGATCCCGAATGAAAATTTTACTGGTTGATGACGACCTCGAACTGGGCACCATGCTCAGTCAGTACCTGATTGCCGAAGGTTTTGATGCTTCACTGGTGTTAACGGGGAAAGCCGGGGTGGAAGGTGCGCTCTCCGGCGAGTATAGCGCTATGATCCTCGATATTATGCTACCCGATATGAGCGGCATCGATGTGCTGCGCCAGGTGCGTCAGAATGGCCGTTTGCCGGTGATTATGCTGACCGCAAAGGGCGATAATATTGACCGGGTTATTGGGCTGGAGATGGGCGCCGATGACTATATGCCGAAGCCATGCTACCCGCGTGAACTGGTGGCCCGCCTGCGTGCGGTGCTGCGTCGCGTTGAAGAGCAGCCAGTTTCTATAGAAAATAAAGAGGTGATTAGCTGGGGCGAGCTGACGTTGAACCCGGCGACCCGCATCAGCGAATGGCAGAAAAAACCCTTCGATCTCACCGCTTCAGAATTTAATCTGCTGGATTTGCTTCTGCGCTCCCCCGATCGCGTGGTTTCAAAAGACGAACTGTCGGAGAAAGGGCTTGGCCGTCCGCGTGAGGCTTATGACCGCAGCGTAGATGTGCATATCAGTAATATTCGCCAGAAACTGGCAGCGCTGACCAACGACACCATCAATATCGAGACAGTGCGCAGCATTGGTTACCGTATCCGATGAAATCCTGGTTTCGCGGTTTTCTGTTCTGGAAAATTCTTCTGGGTTTCTGGCTGACCTATATTGCGATTACCCAGCTGCTGTGGCTGGGTTTTAGTCTGTATGGCAAGCATCATGAACCGCCGGAAAATATGGCGACTAAGCGTATTGTTAATTTGCAGATGACCTCTGCGGTGTCGGTGCTGCAACGCGGTGGGCTGGAAGCGCTGAACGATATGATGATCGACTGGCCGCCAAACGATCGGCGTTTTTTCTCCGTGAAACTGATGGATAAACCGCCGCAGCAGGCTGCCCCGCGCGATGAGCTCAACCGCGATCTTGCCCCCGGCGAGTTCCCCAAAGAGGTGACGGAATGGGTCACCGGCGCTGACGGTCGCCAGTACCAGCTGCGGTACGATGTGGCAGGTCTGCGTGCCGACAGCTCAATGGGGGGACATCCGCGCAGTATTCTTAATATGCCGGAGCCGTTATTTATCGTCGGTGGTATCTGCGGGCTGTTTTTCAGTCTGTTTCTGGCGTGGAACCTGACGCGCCCGATGCGCCAGCTGCGTGCAGGTTTTGCCCGCGTATCAAAGGGCGATCTTTCGGTGCGACTGTTCCCCAAAATGCGACGCAGACACGATGAGTTCTCGGTAGTTGCTCAGGACTTTGATGCAATGGTTGAGCGCCTGTCGGTGCTGGTGCAGGCGCGTGAAGAGCTGCTGCATGATGTCTCTCACGAGCTGCGATCGCCGCTGGCACGGTTACAGCTGGCAACCGGCCTGGCTCGTCAGACCCCTGAAAGCGTAAACAGCTCCCTGGATCGGATTGATGAAGAGGCGCGTCGCCTGGATAAGATGATTGGTGAGCTGCTGACCCTGTCGCGTGCGGAACATCAGAGCCTGCCGGATGAGCAATATTTCGATCTGCTGGGGTTGCTGAACGCGGTTACCAATGATGCACGCTATGAAGCACAGATTCCTGGTGTAGAAATTTTGCTAAATGCTGACGAACAGCAGGATTATACGGTGAAAGGAGATGCTAACCTGATCCGCTCGGCAGTGGAAAATGTGGTGCGTAATGCGCTGCGATTCTCCATGCATGGTCAGCAGGTGTTAATTACGCTGCGTCAGGAGCATGACTGGCTGGCGATCAGCGTACGTGATTACGGGCCGGGCGTAGAGGCCGACAAGCTTTCCAGTATCTTTGATCCTTTTGTCCGCGTTAATTCACCATTGTCAGGGAAAGGCTACGGGCTTGGGCTATCAATCGTGCGTAAGGTGGTGATAGCTCATCAGGGAGAAGTCAGCGCCGTGAACGCCCGCGATGGCGGACTGGAGCTCACTATTCGCCTGCCGCACTGGGTGGTGTAGTCAGCGCCGTTTTAATATTTTGTTGAGGTAAGTATGAGCGGTGCGATCAGCGCCAGGCAGCAGGAAGTACAGCGCATCATCGACGCACTGTCGATGGCTATTGCCCAGCACCGGCTTAAACCCGGTGTAAGGCTGGTAGAGGCACAAATTGTTGAAGCACTGTCAGCCAATCGCAATCATGTTCAGGCGGCCCTCCAGAGGCTGGCATTACAGCATATCGTCACTATCGCCCCTAATCGTGGCGCAAAAGTAGCGCAGCCGACAGCGCGTGAAGCGCGGGAAGTGTTTATTGCCCGCCGTGCCATTGAGCGGGCGATGCTTGCCGGGATCAGCGTTGACAAGATGGCGCTGCATGGTGATGAGATTGAGGCACATCTGCAGGGGGAGGGCGCCGCCGCCGCAAGTGAAGATCGCCGGGATATTGTGCGGCAACTGAGCCAGTTTCATCTGCTGCTGGCTAAAATCAGCGATAACCGCGTATTGACTGAGATGCTCTCCAATCTGATGGTTCGCAGCTCGTTGATTGTTGCACTATACCAACGCAATGACAGGCCTGAATGTCAGTGTCAGGAGCACCGGGCAATTATCGCCGCGCTGCGGGCAGGCAATGTGGCTGAGGCCCAGACGGTGATGGATGACCATCTGAACTTTATTGAGCAACAGCTGGAGCTGGATGTTACTCCAGCCGCTCCGGTCAGCCTGCGCGATGCATTAAGCGGCTGGTAATTTCCCATAAAAAAAGCCCCCTGGCCGAAACCAGAGGGCTTTTTAACGCTGACCGCTATTACTTCTTGATACGGATAACCGGGGTTTCACCCACGATTACGTTACCCGTCAGCTTAACCAGTTCTTTGATCTCATCCATATTGGAGATCACAACCGGGGTCAGAGTAGATTTTGCTTTCTCTTCCAGCAGCGCCAGATCAAACTCGATCACCACGTCGCCTTTTTTCACTTTCTGACCTTCTTCAGCGATGCGTTTGAAGCCTTCGCCTTTCAGTTCAACGGTGTCAATCCCGAAGTGTACAAACAGCTCAATGCCGCTGTCTGATTCGATGGAAAAAGCATGATTGGTTTCGAAAATTTTACCGATGGTGCCATCAACCGGCGCAACCATTTTATTGCCGGTAGGTTTGATAGCGATACCGTCGCCGACAATTTTCTCTGCAAACACTACGTCCGGAACGTCTTCGATATTGACGATTTCGCCCGACAGAGGTGCAACGATCTCAATGACACCTGATGCGGAATCAGACTTATCGCCGAAAAGTTTTGAAAACAAACCCATGTTTTTCTCCTAAGCAGTAATATTGGGCCAGCGTACCTGGTCTCAGCAGAGTGTTTTTTCTTCAATGAACTTGTTGACCAGGTTCATCAACTCGTCCGCTGTAGGTTGAGCCAGAGCCTGCTCTGCCAATGCCTTCGCATCTTCGAAATTCGTGTTGCGAATGATTTTCTTGATGCGTGGAATAGAAATGGCACTCATACTGAATTCGTCCAGCCCCATTCCCAATAGCAATAGTGTAGCACGTTCGTCGCCAGCCAGCTCACCACACATACCAGTCCACTTGCCTTCAGCGTGAGAAGCATCAATAACCTGCTTAATCAGCGTCAGAACAGAAGGTGACATTGGGTTGTAGAGGTGCGAAATCAGGTCATTACCACGATCCACGGCGAGAGTATACTGCGTGAGGTCGTTGGTCCCAATACTGAAGAAATCGACTTCTTTCGCCAGATGATGGGCAATCGCTGCTGAGGCAGGTGTTTCCACCATAATGCCAACTTCAATGCTTTCGTCGAAGGCTTTACCCTCTTCGCGCAGCTGGCCTTTCAGCGTTTCCAGTTCAGCTCGCAGGAAGCGAACTTCTTCAACTGCGATAATCATCGGGAACATAATACGCAGTTTGCCGAACGCAGAAGCACGCAGGATAGCGCGCAGCTGGGCATGAAGTATTTCAGGGCGATCCATTGCAATGCGAATGGCACGCCAGCCAAGGAATGGGTTGTCTTCTTTTGGCAGATTCATGTACGGCAGGTCTTTGTCACCGCCGATATCCATGGTACGTACGATTACTGCCTGAGAGCCAACGGCTTCGGCAACGGCTTTATACGCCTGGAACTGCTCATCTTCAGTTGGCAGTGATTCGCGATCCATAAACAGGAACTCGGTGCGATACAGGCCGACACCTTCTGCGCCGTTACGTTCAGCACCCGCGACATCGCGCACGGTACCGATGTTGGCACAAACTTCTACCTGATGGCCATCCAGAGTGATTGCAGGCAGATCTTTCAGTTTCGCCAGCTCGGTTTTCTCGCTGAGATACTGGTGAGCTACCGCTTTCAGCTCTTCGATTTTTTCAGGTGTAGGGTTAACGTACACCTGATTATTCACGCCATCGAGGATCAGGAAATCATCATTTTTTACCTGACTGGTCACATCACCGGTGCCGACGATAGCAGGCAATTCCAGAGAACGCGCCATGATCGAGGTGTGTGAGGTGCGGCCACCGATATCGGTAATAAAGCCCAGCACTTTGTTCAGGTTAAGCTGTGCGGTTTCTGACGGGGTCAAATCCTTCGCAATCAGCAGTACTTCTTCGTTAATGGCGCTGAGGTCAACAATATGCAGGCCAAGAATGTTTTGCAGCAGGCGTTTACCGATATCGCGTACGTCGGCAGCGCGCTCTTTCAGATACTCGTCATCAAGCTCTTCCAGTGCTTTCGCCTGACCTTCAATCACAGAAAAGGCAGCAGCATCAGCAGTAGCATGCTCGTCTTTGATCAGGGCGATGATTTCCTGCTCAAGTTCTTCATCTTCAAGCAGCATAATATGCCCTTCGAAGATCGCTTCTTTCTCTTCACCGAAGGTTTCCCCGGCTTTGATTTTGATCGCTTCCAGCTGCACGGCAGCCTTTTTACGACCATCAAGAAAACGTTGAACTTCCTGATCGACCTGGTCGGCAGAAATCTTTTTCCGGTTGATGATAATCTCATCTTCTTTCAGCAGAAGAGCCTTGCCGAAAGCGATACCCGGTGATGCTAAAATGCCTGAAATCATAACCCTACCTTTTCTTTCTCTGATAATCATCTGAGGCGAAAAACCGCAAATGATTGCACATCGGTTAATCCACTCAGCGAGCCAGGAGGAAAACACAAACGCTTTCGTAAGCTTTAGGTCACTTTACGGAAACAATATCGCGAACGTACTGTTCGCGATCAATATTGCATTAATCCATCTGGTAACACTTAGCCTTCCCAGCTGGAAAGCGAACGGATTACTCCAGTTCAGCCATCAGCTTAACCAGGTGCTCAACGGCTTTCTGCTCG carries:
- the cysM gene encoding cysteine synthase CysM; protein product: MTTIENTIGNTPLIQLQRLTPDNGSEIWLKLEGNNPAGSVKDRAALSMIKQAELRGEIHPGDVLIEATSGNTGIALAMIAAMKGYTLKLLMPDNMSIERQAAMRAYGAELILVGREQGMEGARDLANEMAARGEGKVLDQFNNPDNPLGHYLTTGPEIWQQTAGRLTHFVSSMGTTGTITGVGRYLKEQSQTVSIVGLQPSEGSSIPGIRRWPAAYLPGIFRPELVDQVMDMSQQEAEETMRLLARREGIFCGVSSGGAVAGALRIAQAHPGSVIVAIVCDRGDRYLSTGVY
- a CDS encoding response regulator transcription factor, whose protein sequence is MKILLVDDDLELGTMLSQYLIAEGFDASLVLTGKAGVEGALSGEYSAMILDIMLPDMSGIDVLRQVRQNGRLPVIMLTAKGDNIDRVIGLEMGADDYMPKPCYPRELVARLRAVLRRVEEQPVSIENKEVISWGELTLNPATRISEWQKKPFDLTASEFNLLDLLLRSPDRVVSKDELSEKGLGRPREAYDRSVDVHISNIRQKLAALTNDTINIETVRSIGYRIR
- a CDS encoding ATP-binding protein, whose product is MKSWFRGFLFWKILLGFWLTYIAITQLLWLGFSLYGKHHEPPENMATKRIVNLQMTSAVSVLQRGGLEALNDMMIDWPPNDRRFFSVKLMDKPPQQAAPRDELNRDLAPGEFPKEVTEWVTGADGRQYQLRYDVAGLRADSSMGGHPRSILNMPEPLFIVGGICGLFFSLFLAWNLTRPMRQLRAGFARVSKGDLSVRLFPKMRRRHDEFSVVAQDFDAMVERLSVLVQAREELLHDVSHELRSPLARLQLATGLARQTPESVNSSLDRIDEEARRLDKMIGELLTLSRAEHQSLPDEQYFDLLGLLNAVTNDARYEAQIPGVEILLNADEQQDYTVKGDANLIRSAVENVVRNALRFSMHGQQVLITLRQEHDWLAISVRDYGPGVEADKLSSIFDPFVRVNSPLSGKGYGLGLSIVRKVVIAHQGEVSAVNARDGGLELTIRLPHWVV
- a CDS encoding GntR family transcriptional regulator, yielding MSGAISARQQEVQRIIDALSMAIAQHRLKPGVRLVEAQIVEALSANRNHVQAALQRLALQHIVTIAPNRGAKVAQPTAREAREVFIARRAIERAMLAGISVDKMALHGDEIEAHLQGEGAAAASEDRRDIVRQLSQFHLLLAKISDNRVLTEMLSNLMVRSSLIVALYQRNDRPECQCQEHRAIIAALRAGNVAEAQTVMDDHLNFIEQQLELDVTPAAPVSLRDALSGW
- the crr gene encoding PTS glucose transporter subunit IIA, which produces MGLFSKLFGDKSDSASGVIEIVAPLSGEIVNIEDVPDVVFAEKIVGDGIAIKPTGNKMVAPVDGTIGKIFETNHAFSIESDSGIELFVHFGIDTVELKGEGFKRIAEEGQKVKKGDVVIEFDLALLEEKAKSTLTPVVISNMDEIKELVKLTGNVIVGETPVIRIKK
- the ptsI gene encoding phosphoenolpyruvate-protein phosphotransferase PtsI, producing MISGILASPGIAFGKALLLKEDEIIINRKKISADQVDQEVQRFLDGRKKAAVQLEAIKIKAGETFGEEKEAIFEGHIMLLEDEELEQEIIALIKDEHATADAAAFSVIEGQAKALEELDDEYLKERAADVRDIGKRLLQNILGLHIVDLSAINEEVLLIAKDLTPSETAQLNLNKVLGFITDIGGRTSHTSIMARSLELPAIVGTGDVTSQVKNDDFLILDGVNNQVYVNPTPEKIEELKAVAHQYLSEKTELAKLKDLPAITLDGHQVEVCANIGTVRDVAGAERNGAEGVGLYRTEFLFMDRESLPTEDEQFQAYKAVAEAVGSQAVIVRTMDIGGDKDLPYMNLPKEDNPFLGWRAIRIAMDRPEILHAQLRAILRASAFGKLRIMFPMIIAVEEVRFLRAELETLKGQLREEGKAFDESIEVGIMVETPASAAIAHHLAKEVDFFSIGTNDLTQYTLAVDRGNDLISHLYNPMSPSVLTLIKQVIDASHAEGKWTGMCGELAGDERATLLLLGMGLDEFSMSAISIPRIKKIIRNTNFEDAKALAEQALAQPTADELMNLVNKFIEEKTLC